A region from the Mya arenaria isolate MELC-2E11 chromosome 2, ASM2691426v1 genome encodes:
- the LOC128246601 gene encoding uncharacterized protein LOC128246601, translating into MEDKYYKTGKVYVAVFLNKRKQNPNASLKVPIECSDEEDVDLNIIRNLCKTKFGVDIEDEIVRNNNKDEILKKLKAFSETRAKDFDCFLFFFLGFIGDSQGATDSQTYKSDDGFLPIDEIYNSVKKSSDMAGKPKVFAFQAGDTRLLPSTSMTKAIPYGKEVEPKTKKIPTDADMLIITSTIPQLLANTNHERFQTYTGFAPKATTSVQPSDAVRGSFLIQAFVDSVLDESNRDADILTLTTVMNGKIEDLIEDVKKDERFDDKINQQILDKLELPLTTSTLTKLVVFKK; encoded by the coding sequence ATGGAAGACAAATACTATAAAACAGGAAAAGTGTACGTTGCAGTGTTCTTGAACAAAAGGAAACAAAACCCAAACGCGAGTTTAAAAGTGCCAATCGAATGCAGTGACGAGGAAGATGTTGATCTCAACATTATCAGAAACCTTTGCAAAACGAAATTTGGTgttgatattgaagatgaaatTGTTAGGAACAATAATAAGGATGAAATTCTAAAAAAACTGAAGGCTTTTTCCGAGACAAGGGCAAAGGACTTTGAttgtttccttttctttttccTTGGTTTCATAGGTGATTCACAGGGAGCCACTGACTCCCAAACCTATAAATCCGATGACGGTTTCTTGCCAATAGATGAAATCTACAACTCCGTCAAAAAGTCTTCAGATATGGCTGGAAAACCCAAGGTGTTTGCTTTCCAAGCTGGAGACACCCGTCTTTTACCCTCAACATCAATGACAAAGGCAATACCATATGGAAAAGAAGTCGAGCCGAAGACAAAGAAAATACCTACTGACGCCGACATGTTGATCATTACAAGCACAATTCCACAACTTCTGGCAAACACAAACCATGAAAGGTTTCAGACTTATACAGGATTTGCCCCCAAAGCCACAACGAGCGTGCAACCAAGTGATGCAGTGAGGGGTTCATTTTTAATCCAGGCTTTTGTGGATTCCGTTCTGGACGAAAGCAACAGAGATGCTGATATTCTTACCTTGACCACAGTGATGAATGGTAAAATAGAAGATTTGATTGAAGATGTCAAGAAGGACGAAAGatttgatgataaaataaatcaacaaattttagACAAACTTGAGCTGCCGCTCACGACGTCAACGTTAACAAAACTCGTTGTGTTTAAAAAGTAG